The Gadus chalcogrammus isolate NIFS_2021 chromosome 10, NIFS_Gcha_1.0, whole genome shotgun sequence genome contains a region encoding:
- the LOC130390940 gene encoding F-BAR and double SH3 domains protein 1-like, which produces MQPPPRKVKESQQVKQVFSEQLGKLHTKQQLDTELLEEMRCFSKQRAAIEKDYGQTLQRLAAQYQKRDWQRGKTDAVTFGSVFGIWRSVLDASAKSAVARLAAAEEYRSLLGETSRSLRCAKEVRAKRGLELLQRVQVEVVEAIRELNRIKKRYHQLGHIADAAREKAAEAQARARKSDHRIFHFRTGLQKMSAKLSSRLKECDDRLHEVRNEYLLSLAAVNAHLHHYYTVQLPHIMERMDGDVYDQLRGHFNLLCNTEMSVCLATHTEYSRILDSAAKVTSERSVQHILQEGLSSGAPLRLAFQPTVSDGVGIPKSLPATNTSQGTGRKEDPVNGLQEVCGSGGESGLNKEARKWASKVAKDYKIISHGTRALQSLESRVQLLPKETGLSVEQRMLEVEETIRKAKVSRVRAEARLALLEERGVGVEQWLGPALRQAHEELEGERTLSEQRRSTGGGSEEEFDLTDLEDFEEEDGDIFVDLSSASVVCLYPAACRVVYDYQASQSDELSIVEGEELQVIEEGDVEDWLKVCNSCGQVGYVPERYVQYLCLPAEDSVQLDCSFSSCFSIGNIRSGPTGMARALYAYQAQSAEELSFQEGALIRLLRCGQGEVDDGFWEGELGGRVGVFPSLVVELLSEDGGDEDEDEDETPPTPTSSPPGPSYSPPPPVPHPSLAPAGPYPHPQPRTHPPLVSTLSRGQGKQQAVPTPLLGDSDQ; this is translated from the exons ATGCAGCCACCGCCGAGGAAG GTGAAGGAAAGCCAGCAGGTGAAGCAGGTGTTCTCAGAGCAACTGGGGAAACTgcacaccaaacagcagctggaCACTGAACTGCTGGAAGAGATGAG GTGTTTCAGTAAACAAAGAGCAGCTATAGAGAAAGACTATGGGCAG ACTCTGCAACGCTTGGCTGCTCAGTACCAGAAGAGAGACTGGCAGAGAGGAAAGACTGATGCAGTTACGTTTGG CAGTGTGTTCGGTATTTGGCGGTCCGTTCTAGACGCCAGTGCTAAAAGTGCCGTAGCGCGATTGGCCGCAGCAGAAGAGTACCGCTCGCTCCTAGGAGAAACGTCAAGGAGCCTTCGCTGTGCAAAGGAAGTTCGAGCTAAGAGG GGCTTGGAGCTGCTCCAGAGGGTTcaagtggaggtggtggaggcgatACGGGAGCTGAACCGGATCAAGAAGAGGTACCACCAGCTGGGCCACATCGCAGACGCAGCCCGAGAAAAGGCCGCCGAGGCACAGGCcag GGCCCGGAAGAGTGACCATAGAATCTTCCACTTCAGAACAGGACTACAGAAAATGAGCGCCAAG CTCAGTTCCAGGTTAAAAGAGTGTGACGACCGTTTGCATGAAGTTCGGAATGAATACCTGCTCTCCCTGGCCGCTGTGAACGCTCACCTGCACCACTACTACACTGTTCAGCTGCCACACATTATGGag CGTATGGACGGGGACGTTTATGACCAGCTGAGGGGCCATTTCAACCTGCTCTGCAACACGGAGATGAGCGTGTGCCTCGCCACACACACCGAGTACAGCCGAATCCTGGACTCTGccgccaag GTGACCAGCGAGCGCAGTGTTCAGCACATTCTGCAGGAAGGGCTGTCCTCCGGCGCCCCCCTGCGCCTGGCCTTCCAACCGACCGTCAGCGACGGGGTAGGTATTCCCAAGTCCCTCCCCGCCACCAACACCTCACAGGGGACAGGCAGGAAGGAAGACCCC gtgaATGGACTCCAGGAGGTCTGCGGCTCCGGGGGGGAAAGCGGTCTGAACAAGGAAGCCAGGAAATGGGCCAGCAAGGTGGCTAAAgactacaagatcatcagccaTGGAACAAGG gcCCTGCAGAGCCTAGAGAGCAGGGTGCAGCTCTTACCGAAGGAGACGGGGCTCAGTGTGGAGCAGAGgatgctggaggtggaggagactaTCAGGAAGGCCAAG GTGAGCCGGGTGAGGGCGGAGGCGCGGCTGGCTCTGCTGGAGGAGcgcggggtgggggtggagcagTGGCTGGGCCCCGCCCTCAGGCAGGCCCacgaggagctggagggggagaggacgcTCAGCGAGCAGAGGCGCTCCACTGGGGGCGGCTCG gaggaggagtttgacCTGACTGACTTGGAGGACTTTGAAGAGGAGGACGGAGACATCTTTGTGGATCTGTCCTCTGCGTCTGTAGTCTGTCTGTACCCAGCAGCATGCAGAGTGGTGTATGACTACCAG GCTAGCCAGTCAGATGAGCTGTCCATCGTGGAAGGGGAGGAGCTCCAGGTGATCGAAGAAGGTGACGTGGAGGACTGGCTGAAG GTGTGTAACTCGTGCGGTCAGGTGGGCTATGTGCCGGAGCGCTACGTGCAGTACCTGTGTCTGCCAGCAGAGGACTCTGTGCAGCTGGACTGTTCCTTCAGCTCCTGTTTCTCTATCGGGAACATCAGAAGTGGGCCTA CAGGGATGGCCAGAGCGTTGTACGCCTACCAGGCCCAGAGTGCGGAGGAGCTGTCCTTCCAGGAGGGGGCGCTGATCCGCCTGCTGCGCTGTGGCCAGGGAGAG GTGGACGATGGCTTCTGGGAGGGGGAGCTGGGCGGCCGGGTGGGTGTGTTCCCCTCCCTGGTGGTAGAGCTGCTGTCAGAAGACGGgggggacgaggacgaggacgaggacgag ACTCCGCCCACCCCGACCAGCTCCCCTCCGGGCCCCtcctactccccccctcccccggtccctcacccctctctggCCCCGGCCGGCCcgtacccccacccccagccccggaCGCACCCCCCTCTCGTCTCTACCCTGtccaggggtcagggg AAGCAGCAGGCGGTCCCCACGCCTCTCCTGGGAGATTCAGACCAGTGA